Proteins encoded by one window of Elephas maximus indicus isolate mEleMax1 chromosome 5, mEleMax1 primary haplotype, whole genome shotgun sequence:
- the AASDH gene encoding beta-alanine-activating enzyme isoform X3 encodes MLFEITQEDVLFLASPLTFDPSVVEIFVALSSGASLLVVPTSVRVLPSKLAAVLFSHHRVTVLQATPTLLKRFGSHLIKSTVLSASTSLRVLALGGEAFPSLTVLKNWRGEGNKTQIFNIYGITEVSSWATFYRIPQEILNSTLKCELPVQLGFPLLGTVVEVRDTNGFTVQEGNGQVFLGGRNRVCFLDDEMTVPLGTMRATGDFVTVKDGEMFFLGRKDSQIKRHGKRLNIELVQQVAEELQQVESCAVTWYNQEKLILFIVSQEDLVKDYIFKELQKHLPSHAIPDELVLIDALPFTSHGKIDVLELNKIYLNYMNLKSDCKLNGKEQLWEKLQHLWKSILSLPEDPLTIPEESLFLPSGGDSLKSIRLLNEVESLVGVSVPGLLEIILSSSILEIYNHILQTVFPDEDLPFSKSYGIKRKFSDISQEETSGKSLHQKSVMPLNCDNVTSAFIALNRGSQILSLNATGFLTKPGHCPSACSSDLISQNNIQNVKSVNPPPITEKSEKPSCVAKVSEEEKPVLGAEKLELRVRWRSDTGKCVDASPLVIVPAIDKSSATVYIGSHSHRMKAVDLYSGKVKWEQILGDRIESSACVSNCGNFIVVGCYNGLVYVLRSNSGEKHWVFATQDAVKSSATMDPTTGLLYIGSHDQHAYGLDIYKKICVWKLKCGGTVFSSPCLSLTPHHLYFATLGGLLLAVNPATGDQVWKHFCGKPLFSSPRCCLQYICIGCVDGNLLCFTHFGDQVWQFSTNGPIFSSPCTSVAEQEIFFGSHDCFVYCCNMKGHLQWKFEATSRVYATPFAFQNHNCSDETLLAAASTDGKLWILESKSGQLQSVYELPGEVFSSPVVWESVLIIGCRNNYVYCLDLLGGNKK; translated from the exons ATGCTTTTTGAGATCACACAAGAAGATGTTTTGTTTCTGGCTTCACCTCTGACCTTTGATCCTTCTGTTGTGGAAATATTTGTTGCTCTGTCAAGTGGTGCCTCTCTGCTTGTTGTACCAACTTCTGTCAGAGTGCTCCCATCAAAATTagctgctgttctcttttctcatCACAGAGTGACTGTTTTGCAG GCAACACCCACATTGCTTAAAAGATTTGGTTCTCATCTTATCAAGTCAACTGTTTTATCAGCCAGTACTTCTCTTCGAGTGTTAGCCCTTGGTGGCGAAGCATTTCCATCATTGACTGTTCTCAAAAACTGGAGAGGAGaaggcaataaaacacaaatatttaatatctaTGGTATCACAGAGGTGTCAAGTTGGGCAACGTTTTACAGGATTCCACAGGAGATTCTTAACTCTACTTTAAA ATGTGAATTGCCTGTACAACTGGGATTTCCACTGCTTGGAACAGTAGTTGAAGTCAGAGACACTAATGGTTTCACAGTTCAAGAAGGCAATGGCCAAGTATTTTTAG GTGGCAGAAACCGAGTGTGTTTTCTTGATGATGAAATGACAGTACCACTCGGCACAATGCGAGCCACAGGAGACTTTGTGACTGTGAAAGACGGAGAGATGTTTTTCTTGGGACGAAAGGACAGTCAGATCAAACGTCATGGCAAACGTCTTAATATTGAGCTTGTGCAACAG GTTGCTGAAGAACTTCAGCAAGTGGAGTCCTGTGCAGTTACATGGTATAATCAGGAAAAATTAATTCTGTTCATAGTGTCCCAAGAAGATTTAGTAAAGGATTACATCTTTAAAGAACTTCAGAAACATCTTCCAAGTCATGCAATCCCAGATGAGCTTGTATTGATTGATGCTCTACCGTTTACATCTCATG GCAAAATTGATGTTTTAGAGTTAAACAAGATTTATTTAAACTACATGAATTTGAAGTCTGATTGTAAGCTAAATGGAAAAGAACAACTTTGGGAGAAATTACAGCATTTGTGGAAG TCTATTCTGAGTCTTCCAGAAGACCCTTTGACTATTCCTGAAGAATCATTGTTCTTACCTAGCGGTGGAGATTCCTTAAAGTCCATACGGCTCCTCAATGAGGTTGAGAGTCTGGTTGGCGTATCAGTACCTGGGCTTCTGGAAATTATTCTCAGCAGTTCCATTTTAGAGATTTACAATCACATCCTTCAAACAGTGTTTCCAGATGAAGACCTACCATTCAGCAAGAGTTAtggcataaaaagaaaattcagcGACATTAGCCAAGAGGAAACCAGTGGAAAATCTTTACATCAGAAATCTgtcatgcctttaaattgtgaCAACGTAACAAGTGCTTTTATTGCCCTGAACAGAGGGAGTCAGATTTTGTCTCTGAATGCTACTGGGTTTTTAACTAAGCCAGGACATTGCCCTTCAGCCTGTTCTTCTGATTTAATTTCACAGAATAATATTCAGAATGTGAAAAGCGTAAATCCCCCACCTATTACTGAGAAGTCAGAGAAGCCATCCTGTGTTGCAAAGGTTTCTGAAGAGGAGAAACCTGTATTAGGGGCTGAGAAGCTGGAGTTACgagtgaggtggaggtcagacacaggCAAATGTGTAGATGCTTCACCCCTGGTTATAGTACCAGCTATTGATAAGTCATCTGCGACTGTGTACATTGGCTCCCATTCTCATAGAATGAAGGCAGTTGACCTTTATTCTGGGAAGGTGAAATGGGAACAGATTTTGGGAGATCGAATTGAATCCTCAGCATGTGTTTCTAATTGTGGAAACTTTATTGTAGTGG GCTGTTATAATGGGTTAGTTTATGTTCTGAGAAGTAATAGTGGAGAAAAACACTGGGTATTTGCCACTCAGGATGCCGTTAAAAGCTCTGCAACCATGGACCCAACCACAGGACTCCTTTACATCGGTTCTCATGACCAGCATGCATATGGTTTGGATATTTAT aaaaagataTGTGTTTGGAAGTTAAAATGTGGAGGGACTGTTTTTTCTTCCCCGTGTTTGAGCCTGACTCCACATCACTTATATTTTGCTACACTGGGAGGACTTTTACTGGCAGTAAATCCG GCCACTGGGGATCAAGTTTGGAAACATTTCTGTGGAAAACCCCTCTTCTCTTCTCCACGGTGCTGCCTGCAGTATATTTGTATTGGCTGTGTAGATGGGAATTTGCTCTGCTTTACTCATTTTGGAGACCAG GTTTGGCAATTCTCTACCAATGGACCAATCTTTTCATCCCCATGTACCTCAGTAGCAGAGCAAGAGATATTTTTTGGTTCCCACGATTGCTTTGTCTACTGTTGTAACATGAAAGGACACCTCCAATGGAAATTTGAAGCTACTTCAAGGGTATATGCAACACCATTTGCTTTCCAGAACCACAACTGTAGTGATGAAACATTGTTGGCTGCAGCATCTACTGATGGGAAACTGTGGATCTTGGAATCAAAGAGTGGACAATTGCAAAGTGTGTATGAACTTCCTGGAGAAGTCTTCTCTTCTCCTGTGGTCTGGGAATCAGTACTTATTATTGGGTGTAGAAATAATTATGTTTATTGTCTGGATTTATTGGGTGGCAATAAAAAATAA